The Methanothermobacter sp. genomic sequence GGCGGTCCATGAGTGTCTCAGGAGGATAAACAGGCGCCTCATGAGGGGTGAGGCCATAACCGATGGCTATATACATGAACTGGCATCAGAGACCCTGAGGGATCTGAATTTAAGTAGGAAGGCGTTTGATGCCTTTAAATCAAAACTGAAACGCTACATTGAGGATATAAGGTCCCGTGCAGCCAGGATAATCTCTGCAGAGAAACCCTTCAGTATAATGAGGGATGGTTTCATGCTGACAGGTCAGACAGACCTCATCATAGAAAACTCCAATGGCGGACTGGAACTCGTTGACTTCAAGGCAATGACAGGGGAGGGTATAGAGGCGACTGATATTTCTCTTCAGCTTGGACTCTACAGGCACGCCCTTGAAGAGGACTTTGATGGCTTCCTTGCCTACACCTTTGAGGATTCAGAGTGGCATGAGATAGAGCCCCTTGATGATGTTGAAGCAGTTCTCATTGAGGTTGCATGTAGGGTGAGGAGGGAGGAGTTCCCTGCAAGGAAGAACGATTTCTGCAGGTGGTGCACCTTCCACTCCATATGTGAACATGTATCAGGGCTCTACGGGACCCTTTAAGTTTCACTTCTTCACCCTGAATGAGTATGTTACAAGGTCGAAGTTTTCCTTCTCCATCTCAAAGTCACCCCTATCTGCCCTGCGTATCACCGCATACCGCCCAATGGGGGTAACAATTATGGTGGCCCTCACCATGCTACCATTTTCAGGGTAAATGAACTCAACCCCCTGGTAGCCGTTCACTGTGACCTTCCTTTCGCCTGTGAGATTATCCGGTACAGGGAACCTGTAGTCAGCCTTCAGCTTTTCAACCGTGACCATGGTCCTGAGTTCCCCGCCGGGCTCTGAAACGGTGATGGCATACTCATAGCCCTGCTCCACCTCATATGGGGGTGGATGAAGGAGACCTGCCTCCAGGATGCGGAATAGTGGAGTATGATCTCATGGTTCTCAAAGACCCTGTAGCCTGCTGTGCAGCATGATACAGATACGATAACCAGAAAAAGAATGGGAATGGGCCTCATCACTTAACTCTGGATATTGATGCAGTGATAGGAAATGATGTGAGGGTTCTCATCACTTCACCTGGAAGGAGTAGGTGATAAGGTCAAAGTTCCTCTTTTCAGAATCGAACCTCTCAGGCGTTTTTCCGCATAGTATGACGTAGATCCTCCCGTTCTTCTCAAGCCAGGTTGCACGTTCCTGTTTCGTCACCCCATCCACGTTGATGGTGTGTATGTTCTCATATGCGGTTACACCGTCAACGGTGAGGGTCCTCTCGGAGATCAGCCTGTAACCCGGCTCACCTGAAAAGGCCCGGTAGGTTTCATCATAGACGTCCTTCAGGGTCCTCTCTGCTGGCAGCGGTATGCTCTGTATGATGACCACGGTCTCAAGGTTACCTGCATCATCCACCCCTGATGGGTCAGCGACCGCTGCGATGCTGTTTGGACTTGCAACCGTCAGGTTCTCTGAGGTCCAGCTGGCAAGGTACCTGAATGATATCTCACTATCAGAGTACGTCTTGTATGGAACGTCCGGGACCGTATTGTTGCCCTCGGTTGTGACGGTACAGCCTGAGACAGCAACGGCCAC encodes the following:
- a CDS encoding PsbP-related protein; the encoded protein is MREYFFLLLIAVAVAVSGCTVTTEGNNTVPDVPYKTYSDSEISFRYLASWTSENLTVASPNSIAAVADPSGVDDAGNLETVVIIQSIPLPAERTLKDVYDETYRAFSGEPGYRLISERTLTVDGVTAYENIHTINVDGVTKQERATWLEKNGRIYVILCGKTPERFDSEKRNFDLITYSFQVK